Proteins from a genomic interval of Yarrowia lipolytica chromosome 1E, complete sequence:
- a CDS encoding uncharacterized protein (Compare to YALI0E27412g, similar to uniprot|Q9P5S6 Neurospora crassa Conserved hypothetical protein, similar to Saccharomyces cerevisiae PTH2 (YBL057C); ancestral locus Anc_7.376) — protein sequence MHDPNQTSLHRNFNQLQHTITMLTLPATLSTQTINYLVASGLVGAGVILGRYVIPRATTPAPRKLAARRLSSSSISSSEADSSEDEFTEEDIKQLQAHEDKARGELKMVLVVRTDLKMTKGKIAAQCAHAALACYRQSSDLKPKTTRSWVRWGQAKVALQVKSEAELFELKRQALERGIIACVIRDAGRTQIAAGSATVLGVGPAPKSEIDRVTGHLKLL from the coding sequence ATGCATGACCCAAATCAAACTTCGTTGCATCGAAATTTCAATCAACTTCAACACACCATTACAATGTTGACTCTTCCCGCGACCCTGTCTACACAAACAATCAACTACCTCGTGGCATCCGGTCTGGTCGGCGCAGGTGTCATTCTTGGACGATACGTCATTCCTCGAGCCACCACTCCTGCTCCCCGAAAGCTAGCTGCACGAAGACTATCTTCATCTTCGATATCCTCTTCCGAGGCCGACTCGTCCGAGGATGAGTTCACAGAGGAAGACatcaagcagctgcaggCTCACGAGGACAAAGCCCGTGGAGAATTGAAAatggtgctggtggtgaGAACTGATCTCAAGATGACTAAGGGCAAGATCGCAGCCCAGTGTGCACATGCAGCTCTGGCATGCTACAGACAGTCCTCCGATCTCAAGCCTAAAACCACCCGATCATGGGTCCGATGGGGCCAGGCCAAGGTGGCCCTCCAGGTCAAGTCTGAGGCCGAGCTGTTCGAGCTCAAGCGACAAGCTCTCGAGCGAGGTATCATCGCCTGTGTGATCCGAGACGCTGGCCGAACCCAGATTGCTGCAGGAAGTGCCACTGTTCTAGGTGTCGGCCCTGCTCCCAAGTCTGAGATTGACCGAGTCACTGGTCATCTAAAGTTGCTGTAA
- a CDS encoding uncharacterized protein (Converted to coding from non-coding YALI0E27456g, weakly similar to DEHA-IPF9690.1 Debaryomyces hansenii), with protein MAHSERQWVDNLVIDYANPSPQGKSFPIHRSFYWWSGHSWAKGLHLSADGKDEESSSKDYHSVYAIKLWGNANGNQAMEARANLQLAIMKRAMNTYILVHEGQQVEPAHETLRTRSLVFRLSTKLIMQRTLV; from the coding sequence ATGGCTCACTCAGAGAGACAGTGGGTCGATAATCTGGTGATAGACTACGCTAACCCCAGTCCTCAGGGTAAGAGCTTTCCTATTCATCGATCTTTCTACTGGTGGTCTGGTCACTCGTGGGCTAAGGGCCTGCATCTTAGTGCTGATGGTAAGGATGAAGAGTCTTCTTCTAAAGACTACCACTCAGTGTATGCCATCAAGCTCTGGGGTAATGCCAATGGTAACCAGGCAATGGAGGCCCGTGCCAATCTTCAGCTGGCTATAATGAAGCGTGCCATGAATACCTACATACTGGTACATGAAGGACAACAAGTGGAACCAGCCCATGAAACATTAAGAACAAGGTCCCTGGTATTTCGTTTGAGCACAAAGCTGATCATGCAACGTACTTTGGTATGA
- a CDS encoding uncharacterized protein (Compare to YALI0E27511g, similar to uniprot|Q03558 Saccharomyces cerevisiae YHR179w OYE2 NADPH dehydrogenase (old yellow enzyme) isoform 1), translating to MAPALFSPINVGDTHLLNRVVMAPLTRFRADEGGVPSDLQKDYYVQRSQTPGTLLVAEATYVSPGAGGMKTFGGHVPGLWNEAQIAGWKKVIDAVHAKGCKFYIQLWDLGRTANQQVLEKEGLPFTGPSAIPQKGDKFGDKIRALTVPEIKQKIKDYATAAENAIKAGADGVEIHSANGYLPDQFIHWNSNHRTDEYGGSIENRCRFSLEIVDAISASIGSDKLAIRLSPWTDVQDVEVDQVNTLPTFEYIFRQLQKRADNGQKLAYVHLIEPRVNGTKTKREDIAWQTNEPFRKIWKGPLVRAGGFTRETALEAAASDPLTLVAFGRFFISTPDLVERLEKDEKLNPYNRKTFYSSGPVGYIDYPTYEKAKL from the coding sequence ATGGCTCCTGCTCTGTTCAGTCCCATCAATGTGGGAGACACTCACCTGCTCAACCGGGTCGTTATGGCTCCATTGACCCGATTTCGAGCTGATGAGGGAGGTGTTCCCTCTGATCTTCAGAAGGACTACTACGTCCAGCGATCCCAGACCCCTGGCACTCTTCTCGTTGCTGAGGCAACCTACGTTTCTCCTGGTGCAGGCGGCATGAAGACCTTTGGAGGCCATGTTCCTGGTCTGTGGAACGAGGCTCAGATTGCTGGCTGGAAAAAAGTGATTGATGCGGTCCATGCCAAGGGATGCAAGTTCTACATCCAGCTGTGGGATCTCGGCCGAACTGCCAACcagcaggttctggagaaggaaggaCTGCCCTTCACTGGTCCCTCTGCTATCCCTCAGAAGGGAGACAAGTTTGGAGACAAGATCCGAGCCCTTACCGTGCCTGAGATCAAgcagaagatcaaggacTACGCCACCGCTGCTGAGAATGCAATCAAGGCCGGTGCTGACGGAGTTGAAATCCACTCGGCAAACGGTTATCTGCCCGATCAGTTCATTCACTGGAATTCTAATCACCGAACAGACGAGTACGGAGGAAGTATAGAAAACCGATGTCGGTTTTCTCTGGAGATCGTGGACGCCATTTCTGCCTCCATCGGTTCAGACAAACTGGCGATCCGACTGTCCCCCTGGACCGACGTTCAGGACGTCGAGGTTGATCAGGTCAACACGCTCCCCACTTTTGAATACATCTTCCGTCAGCTCCAAAAGCGAGCAGACAATGGCCAGAAGCTAGCCTACGTGCATCTCATTGAGCCCCGAGTCAATGgcaccaagaccaagcgGGAGGATATTGCGTGGCAGACCAACGAGCCTTTCCGAAAGATCTGGAAGGGTCCTCTTGTTCGAGCTGGAGGTTTCACTCGAGAAACTGCTCTCGAGGCTGCGGCTTCTGACCCCCTTACTCTGGTTGCGTTCGGCCGATTCTTCATCAGTACTCCCGATCTCGTTGAACGActggagaaggacgagaagctCAATCCTTACAATCGAAAGACTTTCTACTCCTCCGGTCCAGTTGGATACATTGACTATCCCACTTACGAAAAGGCCAAGTTGTAG
- a CDS encoding uncharacterized protein (Compare to YALI0E27533g, similar to Saccharomyces cerevisiae PTC7 (YHR076W); ancestral locus Anc_5.362, similar to CAGL0J10692g Candida glabrata) produces MFRPTRLPRIQLLKPLFSRRFLSYTIAEAYSAKPRPPHQQSKPPAGENRPPTGEDAFFHVSLSKTDSPDSYTYSNTAFGVTDGVGGWAEMGVNSSDFSYYLCHESSNLAVEKAKEIEKEPAFAEKPLASLISPKQLLTNAYNKIVREKTVKAGGSTACIGVAGQDGQVAVANLGDSGFMVFRNGKLAGGSKAQTHAFNTPYQLAIIPDELKRSDERQGLRHIEDTPAMADQFSFTAEPGDVIVLATDGLTDNMSAQDTLKIVNETMLEHGSWIKDDKEGIKSSGEHKGAMDLARRIVLKAKSLSTNKQHLSPFAKEVQQVMKVHYMGGKPDDITVLVVIVNE; encoded by the coding sequence ATGTTCCGACCAACCCGACTACCCCGAATCCAGCTTCTGAAGCCACTCTTCTCTAGGCGCTTTCTCAGCTACACAATCGCCGAGGCCTACAGCGCGAAGCCCCGGCCACCTCACCAGCAGTCCAAACCTCCGGCTGGAGAAAACAGACCGCCTACCGGAGAAGATGCATTTTTCCATGTTTCGCTGAGCAAGACGGACTCGCCCGATTCATACACATACAGCAACACGGCGTTTGGCGTCACCGACGGCGTGGGCGGCTGGGCAGAAATGGGAGTCAATTCCTCCGATTTCAGCTACTACCTATGCCACGAGAGCTCCAATCtggctgtggagaaggCTAAGGAGATCGAGAAGGAGCCTGCATTCGCTGAAAAGCCCCTAGCCTCACTCATTTCCCCCAAACAGCTGCTCACCAACGCCTACAACAAGATTGTCCGGGAAAAGACCGTCAAGGCAGGAGGAAGCACAGCATGCATTGGGGTCGCTGGTCAGGACGGCCAGGTGGCTGTTGCCAACCTCGGAGACTCCGGATTCATGGTTTTCCGTAACGGCAAGCTTGCTGGAGGCTCGAAAGCGCAGACTCATGCCTTCAACACCCCTTACCAGCTGGCTATCATCCCTGATGAACTCAAGCGAAGTGATGAACGACAGGGTCTGCGTCACATTGAGGACACTCCCGCAATGGCCGATCAGTTCTCTTTCACTGCCGAGCCTGGGGATGTCATTGTGCTTGCTACTGACGGTCTCACCGACAACATGAGCGCTCAGGACACCCTCAAGATTGTCAACGAAACCATGCTGGAGCACGGATCGTGGatcaaggacgacaaggagggcaTCAAGTCCAGCGGTGAACACAAGGGTGCCATGGATCTAGCGCGGCGAATCGTGCTAAAGGCCAAGTCGCTAAGCACCAATAAGCAGCATCTTTCTCCGtttgccaaggaggtgcaGCAGGTGATGAAAGTGCACTACATGGGAGGCAAGCCCGACGATATCACAGTGCTTGTTGTTATTGTCAATGAATAA
- a CDS encoding uncharacterized protein (Converted to coding from non-coding YALI0E27555g, similar to uniprot|P39709 Saccharomyces cerevisiae YAL067c SEO1 suppressor of sulfoxyde ethionine resistance), with protein MKFIPTIRHVADDLAIEAVTDEQELVIEYRDETNRPWWKFFDEYEYRQNSYEKSGHKWFKWFDERDTKEDKKLILKLDLLLTCYSLAVYWVKYLDQTNVNNAYVSGMREDLGFKGNDLVNVQAMYLLPFMFMLPKVPLNIVIPAMDLCWGIMTLLCCKIHSVAALKVIRFFVGVFESGFVPTAYFLMGSWYKPSEVARRAGFFYMGQFLGLLSSGLLASAALDLDGVGGFEGWRWVFIVDAIATLPLAVIGFFVIPGTPDKCVSLFLTDDEIRRCRLRMKPYATETTAVEKKKFFSWELWKPLLTTWRMPLLVLVACIFFNNNSGTSGSFILWLKSLTDSEGNQRYTNQKINQLSSVAPGLGFVYVYSASLFADMFKCRWGAIAITQTLNFIGCVILAVWDVSEAAKWFAFCLQYTSWSMSPSYFGWVSDIMRHDPQAYAIVIVAMNMMGQSTQAWVSVLVFPTEESPRFTKGFATCAACAFGCVVGGIAVLYFYKRDEKRICHKNGIILVGSAVECIEAEKDNTTDRKESIKGDDIKVDDIRVSASSESVNYQ; from the exons ATGAAATTTATTCCAACCATACGTCACGTCGCAGACGACTTGGCTATTGAAGCTGTCACAGATGAACAAGAACTCGTCATAGAGTACAGAGACGAAACCAATCGCCCGTGGTGGAAGTTCTTTGatgagtatgagtacagaCAGAACAGCTACGAGAAATCCGGTCATAAGTGGTTCAAGTGGTTCGACGAACGAGataccaaggaggacaagaaatTGATTCTCAAGCTCGATCTCCTTTTGACATGTTACTCTCTGGCAGTCTACTGGGTCAAGTATCTAGACCAGACCAATGTCAACAATGCTTATGTCAGCGGTATGAGAGAAGACTTGGGTTTCAAGGGTAACGACTTGGTCAATGTACAGGCCATGTACCTG CTTCCCTTCATGTTCATGCTTCCCAAAGTGCCGCTAAATATTGTCATTCCTGCCATGGATCTCTGTTGGGGTATCATGACTCTCTTGTGTTGCAAGATCCATTCTGTCGCAGCTCTCAAGGTGATTCGATTTTTTGTTGGAGTTTTCGAGTCTGGATTTGTGCCAACTGCATATTTCCTCATGGGCTCGTGGTACAAGCCATCTGAGGTCGCTCGCCGAGCAGGTTTCTTCTACATGGGCCAGTTTCTTGGTCTGCTGAGTTCGGGTCTACTGGCTAGTGCAGCCCTTGATCTagatggagttggaggatTTGAGGGGTGGAGATGGGTGTTCATCGTGGACGCCATTGCAACTCTTCCACTGGCTGTCATTGGCTTCTTTGTCATTCCAGGAACCCCAGACAAATGTGTTTCGCTGTTTTTGACGGACGATGAAATCCGAAGATGTCGACTAAGAATGAAACCATATGCTACCGAAACTACCgcggtggagaagaagaagttcTTCTCTTGGGAGCTCTGGAAACCTCTCCTCACTACCTGGCGCATGCCACTACTGGTACTGGTGGCCTGCATattcttcaacaacaataGTGGAACATCTGGTTCTTTCATCCTCTGGCTGAAAAGTCTTACGGACTCGGAAGGAAACCAGAGATACACAAACCAGAAGATTAACCAGTTGTCGTCTGTGGCACCAGGTCTTGGTTTTGTGTACGTCTACTCGGCATCTCTTTTTGCAGACATGTTCAAATGTCGATGGGGAGCCATTGCCATCACCCAGACCCTCAACTTCATAGGCTGCGTGATTCTGGCAGTATGGGACGTGTCGGAAGCTGCAAAGTGGTTTGCCTTCTGTCTACAATACACGTCCTGGTCCATGAGTCCATCCTACTTCGGCTGGGTTAGTGACATTATGAGACACGATCCACAGGCATATGCCATTGTGATTGTGGCCATGAATATGATGGGCCAGTCCACCCAGGCATGGGTGTCTGTTCTGGTTTTCCCCACTGAGGAATCACCTCGATTTACCAAGGGTTTCGCAACTTGTGCTGCCTGTGCCTTCGGTTGCGTTGTTGGAGGTATTGCGGTTCTTTATTTCTACAAGCGAGATGAGAAGCGAATCTGCCACAAGAACGGCATCATTCTAGTTGGCTCCGCCGTGGAGTGTATCGAagccgagaaggacaacACCACCGACAGGAAGGAGAGTATCAAGGGAGACGACATCAAGGTGGACGATATCAGAGTCTCTGCCTCGTCCGAAAGTGTCAACTATCAGTAA